In Melitaea cinxia chromosome Z, ilMelCinx1.1, whole genome shotgun sequence, a single window of DNA contains:
- the LOC123668794 gene encoding piggyBac transposable element-derived protein 4-like, translating to MSIIDNTCDFELSLVDLQAIDELEKQLTQRDSPLLEIPCCSENCDDTEVIFHSRGNRKRRYVIESGDEEENPEQQVSTRLETDLWYEPAGKQRRIIPFTECPGLKPYSLRNTMAKSKPEDFYCLLVPDSVFHDIAMETNRFAAQTITKLSSKNQLKRESRLLSWTDTNQDEIKRFFGLILYMGLVRLPKLADYWSTDPLICQSFPRSVMSRNRFEILLRMVHFSNNDNQRYGDRLFKIRELVNTLNLNFETYYYPHENLCIDESLVPFRGRIIFRQYIKLKRHKYGIKVFKLCTNPGYTNRIQIYAGKRGETETTTPTNVVMSLMEGYLQKGHTLYTDNWYTSTDLGRKLLDKETHLVGTLRKNRKYLPKDVINGKIKKGEFRAKENEDGITCMKWKDKRDVYLLSTKHSIGFTRTYKRDKEMIKPKIVVDYNKAKSSVDLSDQMIAYSTPLRKTVKWYRKLAVELLLNTALLNSYIIYKETTKSKIGIVEYRKKLCKYLTGSGKENSNPDMPLTRNRRQKHELKKKEGPVKKTRKYCSRCYKVNVQTIDRNYARKKTKQVNTYCPQCPNEPHFCLSCFNEEHKTM from the coding sequence ATGTCCATTATTGATAATAcgtgtgattttgaattatcgTTGGTAGATCTGCAAGCAATTGACGAACTAGAAAAACAACTGACTCAAAGAGATTCCCCGCTGTTAGAAATTCCATGTTGTAGTGAAAATTGTGACGATACAGAAGTAATTTTTCATAGTCGAGGAAACAGGAAGAGGCGGTATGTGATAGAAAGTGGTGACGAAGAAGAAAACCCAGAACAGCAGGTTAGCACAAGGCTTGAGACCGATTTATGGTATGAACCAGCGGGTAAGCAAAGAAGAATTATACCTTTCACAGAGTGCCCTGGTTTGAAACCTTATAGTTTGAGAAATACGATGGCAAAATCCAAACCAGAGGATTTCTATTGTTTGTTAGTTCCGGATAGTGTGTTTCATGATATAGCTATGGAAACCAACCGATTTGCTGCTCAGACAATTACTAAACTTAGTTCAAAAAATCAACTAAAACGAGAATCGCGACTGCTTAGTTGGACTGATACAAACCAAGACGAGATCAAAAGGTTTTTTGGTTTGATTTTATATATGGGCTTAGTTAGATTGCCTAAGCTAGCAGATTATTGGTCAACAGACCCCCTGATTTGCCAATCTTTCCCGCGTTCGGTTATGTCTCGTAACAGGTTTGAAATTTTGTTACGAATGGTACATTTTTCTAACAACGATAACCAAAGATACGGCGACCGTCTGTTCAAAATACGTGAATTGGTAAATACTTTGAATCTCAACTTTGAAACATATTACTATCCTCATGAAAATCTCTGTATTGATGAGTCTCTGGTACCATTTCGGGGTCGCATTATATTCCGACAATATATCAAATTGAAGAGGCACAAATATggaattaaagtttttaaattatgtactaATCCAGGATACACTAACAGAATTCAAATATATGCGGGAAAGAGAGGTGAGACTGAAACTACAACCCCAACCAATGTTGTGATGTCACTTATGGAAGGATATCTTCAAAAAGGTCATACATTATATACCGATAACTGGTATACCAGTACTGATCTTGGACGGAAATTGTTGGACAAAGAAACGCATCTTGTGGGCACTTTacgtaaaaatagaaaatatttgccTAAAGATGTTATAAACGGAAAGATAAAAAAAGGAGAGTTTAGAGCTAAAGAAAATGAAGATGGCATTACCTGTATGAAATGGAAGGATAAAAGGGATGTTTATTTACTATCTACGAAACATTCTATTGGATTTACAAGGACTTACAAAAGAGACAAAGAAATGATAAAACCAAAAATTGTAGTCGATTATAACAAAGCAAAATCTTCTGTAGACCTATCTGATCAGATGATCGCATACTCAACACCACTGAGAAAAACTGTAAAATGGTACAGAAAACTTGCTGTTGAACTGTTGTTGAACACTGCATTACTCAAttcttacataatttataaagaaaccaCAAAGTCAAAAATAGGGATAGTAGAATATAGGAAAAAGTTGTGCAAATATCTAACAGGATCGGGTAAAGAAAACAGTAATCCTGACATGCCATTGACAAGAAATAGGAGGCAAAAGCATGAGCTAAAAAAGAAAGAAGGACCTGTTAAAAAAACTAGAAAGTACTGTTCGCGGTGTTATAAAGTAAATGTTCAAACAATAGACAGAAATTATGCTAGAAAGAAGACTAAGCAAGTGAATACTTATTGCCCACAATGCCCTAATGAACCACATTTTTGCCTATCTTGTTTCAACGAGGAACATAAAACAATGTAA